One genomic window of Medicago truncatula cultivar Jemalong A17 chromosome 1, MtrunA17r5.0-ANR, whole genome shotgun sequence includes the following:
- the LOC11426420 gene encoding protein ALWAYS EARLY 3 isoform X2, producing MAPTRKSRSVNKRFKNSNDISPEKDGVGSSKNKQRKKKLSDKLGSQWSKGELERFYEAYRKHGKDWKKVAAAVRNRSIEMVEALYNMNRAYLSLPEGTASVVGLIAMMTDHYNVLEESDSERESNDAPGSRKPVKRKREKLQLNVSKDPVQSQSVTSSDGCLSLLKKRRIDGLQPRAVGKRTPRVPVYHSQKKDDRENYVSPNKRSLKSTVDGNDDEVEHVAFALSRASQRGGSPLVSQTPRRRGEQKFSPAQSRDRMRQMSETARAKFHNASVDGEFLEGSLESRGAENGEYVRDTSSLMDMEGTSTAGVPKGGKFYRKKERVENVGNYQLDDGGEACSGTEEGLSFNSLKENNMEVTNEKLEQFSPTSQRKRNKKLLFGDEIHALDALQTLADLSLMMPSSEVESESCVQLKGERMMVDKDDKSALPESTSTSHKRNKVKIRAVPGPDTSTFKKSKLKDIANDTNALSESKDQLPFADKTWKRKPKSTVSKAVDDEKKTVIKGKFTDQVFASPKQIKTVKPSEVLLRADQKGFAVSTSEIPLLSEVSSPTKKSRRKMIFQRPSMRKEKSYENVLKSQPNKHSTQKEKLSSCLSSYLVRRWFTSEWFYSALDYPWFAKREFVEYLNHVGLGNIPRLTRVEWSVIKSSLGKPRRFSEHFLHEERQKLEQYRESVRKHYSELRNGIRDGLPTDLARPLYVGQRVIAIHPKTREIHDGSVLTVDHDKCRIQFDRPQLGVEFITDIDCMPLNPLDNMPEALRRQIGARKASFTTIEPHINGNSSFGGCEMHASPVKVRPSSSALVKQGKVDANHVTSQANIGNLCAQAASAQPCKVMQHQSKEADIHALSELKRALDKKDTLLAELRNANNGILENQNGIECLKDSEGFKKHYATVLVELKEASGQVSDTMLQLRQRNTYTETSLPPWMKPKANFEGHDDLPNMLDSSMTQESRSTVIEIIKGSRLQAHAMLDAAFQAWSQATKEGKDAITKIGQALDSIDYQQLSSKYRSPVIRSQDQVNGSYYHANQSTCRASEPLLNDASGLKLHKDSDEVEIEIPFELITSCVATLTMIQSCTERQYPPADVAQILDSAVTSLQPCDTRNLPIYREIQMCMGRIKTQILALIPT from the exons ATGGCACCGACCAGGAAATCCAGAAGTGTGAATAAGCggtttaaaaattcaaatgatatTTCTCCTGAGAAAGATGGAGTTGGCTCAAGTAAAAACAAGCAACgg AAGAAGAAGTTGTCTGATAAATTGGGATCTCAGTGGAGCAAGGGGGAACTAGAGCGATTCTATGAAGCATACAGAAAGCATGGTAAAGATTGGAAGAAG GTGGCTGCCGCTGTTCGTAATAGATCCATTGAAATGGTGGAAGCTCTTTACAATATGAATCGG GCATATCTATCTCTACCAGAGGGAACGGCTTCTGTTGTTGGCCTCATTGCAATGATGACAGATCATTATAATGTCCTG GAAGAGAGTGATAGTGAAAGGGAGAGCAATGATGCACCAGGATCTCGAAAACCTGTGAAACGAAAGCGTGAAAAACTTCAGCTTAATGTCTCAAAGGATCCTGTCCAGTCTCAGTCTGTAACTTCCAGTGATGGTTGCCTCTCTCTACTGAAGAAAAGACGCATTGATG GTCTGCAGCCTCGTGCTGTTGGAAAAAGGACACCGCGGGTCCCAGTTTACCACTCTCAAAAGAAAGATGATAGGGAGAATTATGTTTCGCCTAACAAAAGAAGCTTGAAGTCTACTGTTGATGGTAATGATGACGAAGTTGAACATGTAGCTTTTGCACTAAGCAGGGCTTCACAAAGAGGAGGCTCTCCCCTAGTTTCTCAGACACCACGTAGGAGAGGAGAACAGAAGTTCTCTCCTGCTCAGAGCCGGGATAGAATG CGCCAAATGTCAGAGACAGCTCGTGCCAAGTTTCACAATGCTTCTGTGGATGGAGAGTTTTTGGAAGGTAGTCTTGAAAGCAGGGGAGCTGAAAATGGAGAATATGTTAGAGATACTAGTTCCTTGATGGATATGGAAGGAACGAGCACTGCTGGAGTTCCCAAGGGAGGAAAATTttacagaaagaaagaaagagtggAAAATGTTGGAAATTATCAGCTTGATGATGGAGGAGAAGCATGCAGCGGCACTGAAGAAGGGCTAAGTTTTAATTctttgaaggaaaataatatGGAGGTAACTAACGAAAAGCTTGAGCAATTCTCCCCAACAAGTCAGcggaaaagaaacaaaaaactcCTCTTTGGAG ATGAAATCCATGCCTTGGATGCTTTGCAAACTTTGGCCGATCTATCTCTAATGATGCCGTCTTCTGAAGTAGAATCTG AATCATGTGTCCAGTTGAAGGGAGAAAGAATGATGGTTGATAAAGATGATAAGTCTGCTTTACCCGAATCAACATCAACAAGCCATAAGagaaataaagttaaaattcgTGCGGTCCCTGGACCTGACACTTCAACGTTCAAAAAATCTAAACTCAAGGATATAGCAAATGATACCAATGCTCTCTCTGAATCAAAAGATCAGCTTCCATTTGCTGATAAAACATGGAAGAGAAAGCCAAAGTCCACGGTGTCAAAG GCTGTAGATGATGAGAAAAAAACGGTGATTAAAGGAAAATTCACTGATCAAGTTTTTGCCTCACCAAAACAAATAAAGACGGTCAAACCTTCTGAGGTTTTACTGCGTGCTGATCAGAAAGGTTTTGCAGTATCAACTTCTGAAATTCCACTTTTAAGTGAAGTTAGTTCACCAACTAAAAAAAGTAGACGCAAGATGATTTTTCAGAGACCATCCATGCGTAAAGAGAAGTCTTATGAGAATGTATTGAAAAGTCAACCTAATAAGCACTCTACCCAAAAG GAAAAGCTTTCTAGCTGTTTGTCATCTTATTTGGTTCGCAGATGGTTTACTTCTGAATGGTTTTATAGTGCACTTGATTATCCATGGTTTGCCAAAAGAGAATTTGTGGAGTACTTAAATCATGTTGGACTAGGGAATATCCCAAGGCTAACTCGTGTTGAGTGGAGTGTCATAAAAAG TTCCCTTGGCAAACCACGCAGGTTTTCGGAACACTTTTTACATGAAGAAAGACAAAAACTTGAACAGTATCGAGAATCGGTGAGGAAACATTATTCTGAGCTGCGGAATGGTATAAGAGATGGACTTCCAACTGATTTGGCAAGACCATTATATGTTGGACAACGTGTAATTGCCATTCACCCCAAAACAAGAGAGATTCATGATGGTAGTGTGCTTACAGTTGACCATGACAAGTGCAGAATTCAGTTTGACCGTCCCCAGTTAGGAGTTGAATTCATCACG GACATTGATTGCATGCCTTTGAATCCATTAGATAATATGCCCGAAGCTTTGAGGAGGCAGATTGGTGCCAGAAAAGCCTCTTTTACGACTATAGAACCACATATTAATGGAAATTCAAGTTTTGGGGGATGTGAAATGCATGCTTCACCTGTGAAGGTACGCCCCTCTTCAAGTGCTTTAGTTAAGCAAGGAAAG GTGGATGCTAACCATGTCACTTCCCAGGCCAATATTGGTAACCTCTGTGCACAAGCTGCCTCTGCTCAACCGTGTAAAGTGATGCAACATCAATCTAAAGAAGCTGATATACATGCACTTTCTGAATTAAAGCGTGCTCTAGATAAAAAG GATACACTATTAGCAGAGCTTCGAAATGCTAATAATGGCATATTGGAAAACCAAAATGGCATAGAATGTTTAAAAGATTCTGAAGGTTTCAAGAAGCATTATGCCACGGTACTTGTAGAGCTAAAGGAAGCCAGTGGACAG GTTTCTGATACCATGCTTCAATTGAGGCAACGCAATACCTACACGGAAACCTCTCTGCCACCATGGATGAAGCCCAAAGCAAATTTCGAAGGCCATGATGACCTTCCTAATATGTTGGATAGTTCTATGACACAAGAGTCTAGGTCAACTGTCATTGAAATCATTAAAGGATCCAGGCTACAGGCACATGCAATGCTGGATGCTGCATTTCAG GCATGGTCTCAAGCTACAAAGGAAGGTAAAGATGCTATTACGAAGATTGGGCAGGCATTGGATTCTATTGATTATCAGCAGTTGTCCTCCAAGTACAGGTCGCCTGTGATAAGGTCTCAAGATCAAGTGAATGGCAGTTATTATCATGCTAATCAGTCGACTTGCAGAGCATCAGAGCCTTTACTTAACGATGCATCTGGTCTGAAACTGCACAAAGATTCTGACGAAGTTGAGATTGAAATACCATTTGAGCTCATCACTTCATGTGTGGCTACATTAACCATGATTCAG AGTTGTACTGAACGGCAATACCCTCCAGCTGATGTGGCTCAGATATTAGATTCTGCCGTTACCAGCCTACAACCGTGCGATACTCGAAACCTTCCTATTTACAGAGAAATTCAAATGTGCATGGGAAGAATTAAGACCCAGATTTTAGCTCTCATCCCTACTTAA
- the LOC11426420 gene encoding protein ALWAYS EARLY 3 isoform X4, whose amino-acid sequence MAPTRKSRSVNKRFKNSNDISPEKDGVGSSKNKQRKKKLSDKLGSQWSKGELERFYEAYRKHGKDWKKVAAAVRNRSIEMVEALYNMNRAYLSLPEGTASVVGLIAMMTDHYNVLEESDSERESNDAPGSRKPVKRKREKLQLNVSKDPVQSQSVTSSDGCLSLLKKRRIDGLQPRAVGKRTPRVPVYHSQKKDDRENYVSPNKRSLKSTVDGNDDEVEHVAFALSRASQRGGSPLVSQTPRRRGEQKFSPAQSRDRMRQMSETARAKFHNASVDGEFLEGSLESRGAENGEYVRDTSSLMDMEGTSTAGVPKGGKFYRKKERVENVGNYQLDDGGEACSGTEEGLSFNSLKENNMEVTNEKLEQFSPTSQRKRNKKLLFGGNSVNRDVFGDEIHALDALQTLADLSLMMPSSEVESESCVQLKGERMMVDKDDKSALPESTSTSHKRNKVKIRAVPGPDTSTFKKSKLKDIANDTNALSESKDQLPFADKTWKRKPKSTVSKAVDDEKKTVIKGKFTDQVFASPKQIKTVKPSEVLLRADQKGFAVSTSEIPLLSEVSSPTKKSRRKMIFQRPSMRKEKSYENVLKSQPNKHSTQKEKLSSCLSSYLVRRWFTSEWFYSALDYPWFAKREFVEYLNHVGLGNIPRLTRVEWSVIKSSLGKPRRFSEHFLHEERQKLEQYRESVRKHYSELRNGIRDGLPTDLARPLYVGQRVIAIHPKTREIHDGSVLTVDHDKCRIQFDRPQLGVEFITDIDCMPLNPLDNMPEALRRQIGARKASFTTIEPHINGNSSFGGCEMHASPVKVDANHVTSQANIGNLCAQAASAQPCKVMQHQSKEADIHALSELKRALDKKDTLLAELRNANNGILENQNGIECLKDSEGFKKHYATVLVELKEASGQVSDTMLQLRQRNTYTETSLPPWMKPKANFEGHDDLPNMLDSSMTQESRSTVIEIIKGSRLQAHAMLDAAFQAWSQATKEGKDAITKIGQALDSIDYQQLSSKYRSPVIRSQDQVNGSYYHANQSTCRASEPLLNDASGLKLHKDSDEVEIEIPFELITSCVATLTMIQSCTERQYPPADVAQILDSAVTSLQPCDTRNLPIYREIQMCMGRIKTQILALIPT is encoded by the exons ATGGCACCGACCAGGAAATCCAGAAGTGTGAATAAGCggtttaaaaattcaaatgatatTTCTCCTGAGAAAGATGGAGTTGGCTCAAGTAAAAACAAGCAACgg AAGAAGAAGTTGTCTGATAAATTGGGATCTCAGTGGAGCAAGGGGGAACTAGAGCGATTCTATGAAGCATACAGAAAGCATGGTAAAGATTGGAAGAAG GTGGCTGCCGCTGTTCGTAATAGATCCATTGAAATGGTGGAAGCTCTTTACAATATGAATCGG GCATATCTATCTCTACCAGAGGGAACGGCTTCTGTTGTTGGCCTCATTGCAATGATGACAGATCATTATAATGTCCTG GAAGAGAGTGATAGTGAAAGGGAGAGCAATGATGCACCAGGATCTCGAAAACCTGTGAAACGAAAGCGTGAAAAACTTCAGCTTAATGTCTCAAAGGATCCTGTCCAGTCTCAGTCTGTAACTTCCAGTGATGGTTGCCTCTCTCTACTGAAGAAAAGACGCATTGATG GTCTGCAGCCTCGTGCTGTTGGAAAAAGGACACCGCGGGTCCCAGTTTACCACTCTCAAAAGAAAGATGATAGGGAGAATTATGTTTCGCCTAACAAAAGAAGCTTGAAGTCTACTGTTGATGGTAATGATGACGAAGTTGAACATGTAGCTTTTGCACTAAGCAGGGCTTCACAAAGAGGAGGCTCTCCCCTAGTTTCTCAGACACCACGTAGGAGAGGAGAACAGAAGTTCTCTCCTGCTCAGAGCCGGGATAGAATG CGCCAAATGTCAGAGACAGCTCGTGCCAAGTTTCACAATGCTTCTGTGGATGGAGAGTTTTTGGAAGGTAGTCTTGAAAGCAGGGGAGCTGAAAATGGAGAATATGTTAGAGATACTAGTTCCTTGATGGATATGGAAGGAACGAGCACTGCTGGAGTTCCCAAGGGAGGAAAATTttacagaaagaaagaaagagtggAAAATGTTGGAAATTATCAGCTTGATGATGGAGGAGAAGCATGCAGCGGCACTGAAGAAGGGCTAAGTTTTAATTctttgaaggaaaataatatGGAGGTAACTAACGAAAAGCTTGAGCAATTCTCCCCAACAAGTCAGcggaaaagaaacaaaaaactcCTCTTTGGAGGTAATTCTGTTAATAGGGATGTCTTTGGAG ATGAAATCCATGCCTTGGATGCTTTGCAAACTTTGGCCGATCTATCTCTAATGATGCCGTCTTCTGAAGTAGAATCTG AATCATGTGTCCAGTTGAAGGGAGAAAGAATGATGGTTGATAAAGATGATAAGTCTGCTTTACCCGAATCAACATCAACAAGCCATAAGagaaataaagttaaaattcgTGCGGTCCCTGGACCTGACACTTCAACGTTCAAAAAATCTAAACTCAAGGATATAGCAAATGATACCAATGCTCTCTCTGAATCAAAAGATCAGCTTCCATTTGCTGATAAAACATGGAAGAGAAAGCCAAAGTCCACGGTGTCAAAG GCTGTAGATGATGAGAAAAAAACGGTGATTAAAGGAAAATTCACTGATCAAGTTTTTGCCTCACCAAAACAAATAAAGACGGTCAAACCTTCTGAGGTTTTACTGCGTGCTGATCAGAAAGGTTTTGCAGTATCAACTTCTGAAATTCCACTTTTAAGTGAAGTTAGTTCACCAACTAAAAAAAGTAGACGCAAGATGATTTTTCAGAGACCATCCATGCGTAAAGAGAAGTCTTATGAGAATGTATTGAAAAGTCAACCTAATAAGCACTCTACCCAAAAG GAAAAGCTTTCTAGCTGTTTGTCATCTTATTTGGTTCGCAGATGGTTTACTTCTGAATGGTTTTATAGTGCACTTGATTATCCATGGTTTGCCAAAAGAGAATTTGTGGAGTACTTAAATCATGTTGGACTAGGGAATATCCCAAGGCTAACTCGTGTTGAGTGGAGTGTCATAAAAAG TTCCCTTGGCAAACCACGCAGGTTTTCGGAACACTTTTTACATGAAGAAAGACAAAAACTTGAACAGTATCGAGAATCGGTGAGGAAACATTATTCTGAGCTGCGGAATGGTATAAGAGATGGACTTCCAACTGATTTGGCAAGACCATTATATGTTGGACAACGTGTAATTGCCATTCACCCCAAAACAAGAGAGATTCATGATGGTAGTGTGCTTACAGTTGACCATGACAAGTGCAGAATTCAGTTTGACCGTCCCCAGTTAGGAGTTGAATTCATCACG GACATTGATTGCATGCCTTTGAATCCATTAGATAATATGCCCGAAGCTTTGAGGAGGCAGATTGGTGCCAGAAAAGCCTCTTTTACGACTATAGAACCACATATTAATGGAAATTCAAGTTTTGGGGGATGTGAAATGCATGCTTCACCTGTGAAG GTGGATGCTAACCATGTCACTTCCCAGGCCAATATTGGTAACCTCTGTGCACAAGCTGCCTCTGCTCAACCGTGTAAAGTGATGCAACATCAATCTAAAGAAGCTGATATACATGCACTTTCTGAATTAAAGCGTGCTCTAGATAAAAAG GATACACTATTAGCAGAGCTTCGAAATGCTAATAATGGCATATTGGAAAACCAAAATGGCATAGAATGTTTAAAAGATTCTGAAGGTTTCAAGAAGCATTATGCCACGGTACTTGTAGAGCTAAAGGAAGCCAGTGGACAG GTTTCTGATACCATGCTTCAATTGAGGCAACGCAATACCTACACGGAAACCTCTCTGCCACCATGGATGAAGCCCAAAGCAAATTTCGAAGGCCATGATGACCTTCCTAATATGTTGGATAGTTCTATGACACAAGAGTCTAGGTCAACTGTCATTGAAATCATTAAAGGATCCAGGCTACAGGCACATGCAATGCTGGATGCTGCATTTCAG GCATGGTCTCAAGCTACAAAGGAAGGTAAAGATGCTATTACGAAGATTGGGCAGGCATTGGATTCTATTGATTATCAGCAGTTGTCCTCCAAGTACAGGTCGCCTGTGATAAGGTCTCAAGATCAAGTGAATGGCAGTTATTATCATGCTAATCAGTCGACTTGCAGAGCATCAGAGCCTTTACTTAACGATGCATCTGGTCTGAAACTGCACAAAGATTCTGACGAAGTTGAGATTGAAATACCATTTGAGCTCATCACTTCATGTGTGGCTACATTAACCATGATTCAG AGTTGTACTGAACGGCAATACCCTCCAGCTGATGTGGCTCAGATATTAGATTCTGCCGTTACCAGCCTACAACCGTGCGATACTCGAAACCTTCCTATTTACAGAGAAATTCAAATGTGCATGGGAAGAATTAAGACCCAGATTTTAGCTCTCATCCCTACTTAA
- the LOC11426420 gene encoding protein ALWAYS EARLY 3 isoform X1 codes for MAPTRKSRSVNKRFKNSNDISPEKDGVGSSKNKQRKKKLSDKLGSQWSKGELERFYEAYRKHGKDWKKVAAAVRNRSIEMVEALYNMNRAYLSLPEGTASVVGLIAMMTDHYNVLEESDSERESNDAPGSRKPVKRKREKLQLNVSKDPVQSQSVTSSDGCLSLLKKRRIDGLQPRAVGKRTPRVPVYHSQKKDDRENYVSPNKRSLKSTVDGNDDEVEHVAFALSRASQRGGSPLVSQTPRRRGEQKFSPAQSRDRMRQMSETARAKFHNASVDGEFLEGSLESRGAENGEYVRDTSSLMDMEGTSTAGVPKGGKFYRKKERVENVGNYQLDDGGEACSGTEEGLSFNSLKENNMEVTNEKLEQFSPTSQRKRNKKLLFGGNSVNRDVFGDEIHALDALQTLADLSLMMPSSEVESESCVQLKGERMMVDKDDKSALPESTSTSHKRNKVKIRAVPGPDTSTFKKSKLKDIANDTNALSESKDQLPFADKTWKRKPKSTVSKAVDDEKKTVIKGKFTDQVFASPKQIKTVKPSEVLLRADQKGFAVSTSEIPLLSEVSSPTKKSRRKMIFQRPSMRKEKSYENVLKSQPNKHSTQKEKLSSCLSSYLVRRWFTSEWFYSALDYPWFAKREFVEYLNHVGLGNIPRLTRVEWSVIKSSLGKPRRFSEHFLHEERQKLEQYRESVRKHYSELRNGIRDGLPTDLARPLYVGQRVIAIHPKTREIHDGSVLTVDHDKCRIQFDRPQLGVEFITDIDCMPLNPLDNMPEALRRQIGARKASFTTIEPHINGNSSFGGCEMHASPVKVRPSSSALVKQGKVDANHVTSQANIGNLCAQAASAQPCKVMQHQSKEADIHALSELKRALDKKDTLLAELRNANNGILENQNGIECLKDSEGFKKHYATVLVELKEASGQVSDTMLQLRQRNTYTETSLPPWMKPKANFEGHDDLPNMLDSSMTQESRSTVIEIIKGSRLQAHAMLDAAFQAWSQATKEGKDAITKIGQALDSIDYQQLSSKYRSPVIRSQDQVNGSYYHANQSTCRASEPLLNDASGLKLHKDSDEVEIEIPFELITSCVATLTMIQSCTERQYPPADVAQILDSAVTSLQPCDTRNLPIYREIQMCMGRIKTQILALIPT; via the exons ATGGCACCGACCAGGAAATCCAGAAGTGTGAATAAGCggtttaaaaattcaaatgatatTTCTCCTGAGAAAGATGGAGTTGGCTCAAGTAAAAACAAGCAACgg AAGAAGAAGTTGTCTGATAAATTGGGATCTCAGTGGAGCAAGGGGGAACTAGAGCGATTCTATGAAGCATACAGAAAGCATGGTAAAGATTGGAAGAAG GTGGCTGCCGCTGTTCGTAATAGATCCATTGAAATGGTGGAAGCTCTTTACAATATGAATCGG GCATATCTATCTCTACCAGAGGGAACGGCTTCTGTTGTTGGCCTCATTGCAATGATGACAGATCATTATAATGTCCTG GAAGAGAGTGATAGTGAAAGGGAGAGCAATGATGCACCAGGATCTCGAAAACCTGTGAAACGAAAGCGTGAAAAACTTCAGCTTAATGTCTCAAAGGATCCTGTCCAGTCTCAGTCTGTAACTTCCAGTGATGGTTGCCTCTCTCTACTGAAGAAAAGACGCATTGATG GTCTGCAGCCTCGTGCTGTTGGAAAAAGGACACCGCGGGTCCCAGTTTACCACTCTCAAAAGAAAGATGATAGGGAGAATTATGTTTCGCCTAACAAAAGAAGCTTGAAGTCTACTGTTGATGGTAATGATGACGAAGTTGAACATGTAGCTTTTGCACTAAGCAGGGCTTCACAAAGAGGAGGCTCTCCCCTAGTTTCTCAGACACCACGTAGGAGAGGAGAACAGAAGTTCTCTCCTGCTCAGAGCCGGGATAGAATG CGCCAAATGTCAGAGACAGCTCGTGCCAAGTTTCACAATGCTTCTGTGGATGGAGAGTTTTTGGAAGGTAGTCTTGAAAGCAGGGGAGCTGAAAATGGAGAATATGTTAGAGATACTAGTTCCTTGATGGATATGGAAGGAACGAGCACTGCTGGAGTTCCCAAGGGAGGAAAATTttacagaaagaaagaaagagtggAAAATGTTGGAAATTATCAGCTTGATGATGGAGGAGAAGCATGCAGCGGCACTGAAGAAGGGCTAAGTTTTAATTctttgaaggaaaataatatGGAGGTAACTAACGAAAAGCTTGAGCAATTCTCCCCAACAAGTCAGcggaaaagaaacaaaaaactcCTCTTTGGAGGTAATTCTGTTAATAGGGATGTCTTTGGAG ATGAAATCCATGCCTTGGATGCTTTGCAAACTTTGGCCGATCTATCTCTAATGATGCCGTCTTCTGAAGTAGAATCTG AATCATGTGTCCAGTTGAAGGGAGAAAGAATGATGGTTGATAAAGATGATAAGTCTGCTTTACCCGAATCAACATCAACAAGCCATAAGagaaataaagttaaaattcgTGCGGTCCCTGGACCTGACACTTCAACGTTCAAAAAATCTAAACTCAAGGATATAGCAAATGATACCAATGCTCTCTCTGAATCAAAAGATCAGCTTCCATTTGCTGATAAAACATGGAAGAGAAAGCCAAAGTCCACGGTGTCAAAG GCTGTAGATGATGAGAAAAAAACGGTGATTAAAGGAAAATTCACTGATCAAGTTTTTGCCTCACCAAAACAAATAAAGACGGTCAAACCTTCTGAGGTTTTACTGCGTGCTGATCAGAAAGGTTTTGCAGTATCAACTTCTGAAATTCCACTTTTAAGTGAAGTTAGTTCACCAACTAAAAAAAGTAGACGCAAGATGATTTTTCAGAGACCATCCATGCGTAAAGAGAAGTCTTATGAGAATGTATTGAAAAGTCAACCTAATAAGCACTCTACCCAAAAG GAAAAGCTTTCTAGCTGTTTGTCATCTTATTTGGTTCGCAGATGGTTTACTTCTGAATGGTTTTATAGTGCACTTGATTATCCATGGTTTGCCAAAAGAGAATTTGTGGAGTACTTAAATCATGTTGGACTAGGGAATATCCCAAGGCTAACTCGTGTTGAGTGGAGTGTCATAAAAAG TTCCCTTGGCAAACCACGCAGGTTTTCGGAACACTTTTTACATGAAGAAAGACAAAAACTTGAACAGTATCGAGAATCGGTGAGGAAACATTATTCTGAGCTGCGGAATGGTATAAGAGATGGACTTCCAACTGATTTGGCAAGACCATTATATGTTGGACAACGTGTAATTGCCATTCACCCCAAAACAAGAGAGATTCATGATGGTAGTGTGCTTACAGTTGACCATGACAAGTGCAGAATTCAGTTTGACCGTCCCCAGTTAGGAGTTGAATTCATCACG GACATTGATTGCATGCCTTTGAATCCATTAGATAATATGCCCGAAGCTTTGAGGAGGCAGATTGGTGCCAGAAAAGCCTCTTTTACGACTATAGAACCACATATTAATGGAAATTCAAGTTTTGGGGGATGTGAAATGCATGCTTCACCTGTGAAGGTACGCCCCTCTTCAAGTGCTTTAGTTAAGCAAGGAAAG GTGGATGCTAACCATGTCACTTCCCAGGCCAATATTGGTAACCTCTGTGCACAAGCTGCCTCTGCTCAACCGTGTAAAGTGATGCAACATCAATCTAAAGAAGCTGATATACATGCACTTTCTGAATTAAAGCGTGCTCTAGATAAAAAG GATACACTATTAGCAGAGCTTCGAAATGCTAATAATGGCATATTGGAAAACCAAAATGGCATAGAATGTTTAAAAGATTCTGAAGGTTTCAAGAAGCATTATGCCACGGTACTTGTAGAGCTAAAGGAAGCCAGTGGACAG GTTTCTGATACCATGCTTCAATTGAGGCAACGCAATACCTACACGGAAACCTCTCTGCCACCATGGATGAAGCCCAAAGCAAATTTCGAAGGCCATGATGACCTTCCTAATATGTTGGATAGTTCTATGACACAAGAGTCTAGGTCAACTGTCATTGAAATCATTAAAGGATCCAGGCTACAGGCACATGCAATGCTGGATGCTGCATTTCAG GCATGGTCTCAAGCTACAAAGGAAGGTAAAGATGCTATTACGAAGATTGGGCAGGCATTGGATTCTATTGATTATCAGCAGTTGTCCTCCAAGTACAGGTCGCCTGTGATAAGGTCTCAAGATCAAGTGAATGGCAGTTATTATCATGCTAATCAGTCGACTTGCAGAGCATCAGAGCCTTTACTTAACGATGCATCTGGTCTGAAACTGCACAAAGATTCTGACGAAGTTGAGATTGAAATACCATTTGAGCTCATCACTTCATGTGTGGCTACATTAACCATGATTCAG AGTTGTACTGAACGGCAATACCCTCCAGCTGATGTGGCTCAGATATTAGATTCTGCCGTTACCAGCCTACAACCGTGCGATACTCGAAACCTTCCTATTTACAGAGAAATTCAAATGTGCATGGGAAGAATTAAGACCCAGATTTTAGCTCTCATCCCTACTTAA